One genomic window of Solanum dulcamara chromosome 12, daSolDulc1.2, whole genome shotgun sequence includes the following:
- the LOC129875673 gene encoding uncharacterized protein LOC129875673 → MSGQLTTKSIYLVQRLMEKYRERKRDIHMVFIDLGKDHKKVLRDVLWRCFDAKGSPMDYIKVIKDMYDRAKTRVRIMGGDKENFLFALVIDDLTWYIQKELPWCGNLAIYTYVGDVEIEWDDVSKRETISDVLRGRGQRPVNFALIKDDVDRDGLGAIGATGAIVLPTLPKGVKFTITSTMLQMLNLKGLFRGGVSDDAKQHLMNFIAIYKSSEIPGVSQSTI, encoded by the exons ATGTCGGGGCAATTGACTACTAAATCCATCTATCTTGTGCAGAGATTGATGGAGAAGTATAGGGAAAGAAAGAGGGACATACATATGGTGTTTATTGATCTTGGAAAAGACCATAAGAAAGTTCTGAGGGATGTCCTTTGGAGGTGTTTTGACGCTAAAGGCTCCCCAATGGATTATATTAAGGTgattaaagacatgtatgatAGAGCAAAGACTCGGGTTAGAATTATGGGAGGAGACAAGGAGAacttcctatttgccttggtgatagatgacTTGACATGGTATATTCAGAAAGAGCTTCCATGGT GCGGTAATCTAGCTATCTACACCTATGTGGGAGATGTTGAGATTGAATG GGATGATGTTAGCAAGAGGGAAACAATTAGTGATGTATTGAGGGGCAGAGGTCAGAGACCTGTGAACTTTGCCTTAATTAAGGATGATGTTGATAGAGATGGATTAGGAGCTATTGGAGCTACTGGAGCTATAGTCCTCCCAACCCTACCTAAAGGCGTAAAGTTCACTATCACTAGCACTATGCTGCAAATGTTGAACCTAAAAGGATTATTTAGAGGAGGAGTAAGTGATGATGCCAAACAACACTTGATGAACTTTATCGCCATCTATAAGTCATCTGAAATCCCTGGGGTTAGCCAATCAACCATATGA